In Segnochrobactrum spirostomi, the DNA window CGTGCGGCGGCAGGGCGTCGTGGTCCAGGTGGGGCTCCACGTCGGCAAGCCGGCGCTCGACGCCTTCGCCGTGACCTTCAAGGACATCGATGTGCGCGGCTCGTGGTGCTATTCGACCCAGATGTGGCCCCGCGTCGCCTCGATGATCGGCGGTGGCATCCTGCCCGCCGAGAAGGTCGTGACGCGCCGCATCAAGCTCGCCGATGTCGTTTCAGAAGGTTTCGAGCGGCTCCTCAGTCCGGCCGGCGAAGACCTGAAGATCCTCATCGACCTCGCCTGACCGGCACAGCAAGGACGAGGCCCGGCGCGCCCAGCCGGGCCTTCGAGACCGGCGTCAGAGGAACGTCTCCGGAATCGGCGACCACCGGCCGTGGTCGTCGGGGGCGAATTGCGGGATGTGGGCGAGGCTCACGAGCTTCGTCTGGTCCTCGCCGAGCACCACCTGCCAATCGCGGGCCTCGGTGAGGATGACGCCCGAGCCGACGACGTCGGCACCGGCCGCCCGCACGAGATCGAGCGCGCCCTTGAGGCTCGAGCCGGACGCGACGACGTCGTCGACCACCACGACGCGCTTGCCGGCGAGGAGCGGCACGGCGCGGCGGTCGAGCAGGAGACGCTGCTCGCCTTTCGACGTGATGGACGAAATCGTCTGAACCAGGGCATCGCCGAGGTGGATCTTCGGCGATTTCTGCAGGATCACATAGTGATCGAGCCCAAGCGCCCGCGTGACCTCGATCGCCACCGGGATGCCGAGGGTCGCGGTGCCCACAACGATGTCGGGTTTCAGCGGTGCAAGCTTCTCGGCAAGCTTGCGCCCGACATGCTCACCGAAGCGGACGCCGAGATCGATCACCATCATCAGCGAGATGGCGAAATCGGGTTTGATCGCGACGATCGGCAGGTCCACCGGGAAGCCTGCGACGTCGACGTGCCACGAGGCACCGGTGAAGATGTCGTGCGGTGCAGGGGCGGCAGTCGTCATCGAGAACTCTCCTTTGCGGTGCGATCAATCCGGCGGATCGACCTACAATGTCTGGTGCTTCATTCAGAGCCTCGAGCAAAATGTTCGTGCCCAAGGCCTCTCGTGCGTCCTGCTTCGGCGTCTCCACCGCCGGCGGGACGAAAGCGGCTCGCTACGAGCCCGGCCGGCGCATCCGTGGCTCGACCATCAAGCCGACCTCCCGCCACGTGGTCCGTTTGCGCCCCGTATCGAACCCGTAGATCGCCAAGGCGATCGAGATCGCGTGCGCCATCCGCACGGCCTGCACGAGGAGCGGCACGCCCCGCGCCAGCGCGAAACGCAACTTGGTGACGAACCCGACGTCGTCGACCTCCATGCCCCGGGCGCGCTGCGCGTCGGCGATCCGCTCGAAATCGTCGCGCAGCATCGGGATGATGCCGAACGTCAAGGCGAGCACCAGCGTCGCGACAGGAGGGAGCCGCGCCGCACTTGCCGCCGCCAGGATGGAACCGGGCGAACTCGTTTCCATGACGAAGAAGAAGGCTGCCGTGGTGGTCACCAACCGAGCCGCCATGGCAACCGCAACCGGTACCGCCGCAAAGAACGAATGTCCCTGCAGCACGAGGTTGACGAGCCAGCTCGCCACGACGAGGCAGACGAGCAAACCGGCGCCCTTGAGATATCCCGCCAGGTTCGGCACCCGGATGAGCGCCATGACGCCGAGGACGGCGACCGCCAGAGGGACGCCATAGCGCCAATCCGGGGCGATCCAGGCAAACACCATCACGAGTGTCGCCAAAGCGAGCTTCAGGAAGAAGTTGATTTCGCTGATCCGGGTCATCACGCCCCTTCCCGCTCGGCTGCGCCGAGGCCCGGCCCGCCATCCGCGTACGATCCTTCGACCGCCGGGGCCGGCCAGCCGAGCGCGCGGAAGGCCGGGCTCGACCACCCCGCCTCGACGGCCCCGTCGAACGCGATCCGGCCCTCCGCGAGCACGAGGATGCGCGAGGCGACGTCGTCGACGAGATCGAGATCGTGGGAGATCAGCATGACGCCGCGGCCGGCGCGCGCCATGGTTTCGAGGAACAGGTCGAGCATTCGCCGCCCTTCGAGATCGCGCGCGAGCAAGGGCTCGTCGAGGATCGCGACGTCGGCGCCCGCCGCGTCGGCGCAGGCGAGCCCAAGCAGCGCCTGCTGGCGCGCGGACAGCGCAAATGGGTTCGTCTCCGCCAGGGGGCCGAGACCATATTTCTCCAGCATCGCCAGCGCACGGGCGAGGATGTCCGGGTCGCGGCTCGCAGCGGTCGAGGCAGTCAGGGCGAACACGACCTCCTCCCGCGCGCTCATGTTGAAGAGGACGCGGCGCATGTTCTGCGGCAGATAGGCGACCTTGCGCGCCCGACGCGCCGCGGTCCAATCGCCGGCGGCCTGTCCGTCGATGGCGATCGTGCCTGCGGAAATCGGCGACAGCCCCAGGATCGACTGAAACAGGGTGGTTTTGCCTGCCCCGTTACGCCCGATCAGAGCGACGACCTCGCCGGCGCGGACCTCAAAGCCCACATCGTCGAGCACCGGGCGCCCATCGGCCCGCTTCAGCCGGGTGCGCAACCCGGAGACTGCGAGCAACGACCGACCGATTGTGGCCGCGAAGCGCTTGCGCAGACCACGACGTGGCGGGACGATACCAGCCTCCAGCCAACAGATATCGTCGGCCAGGGCGGCGCTGGTCGGCTCGGCGGGCGTGAGCCGCCCCGCCCGCAGCAGGGCGACCCGATCGATCACGGCGCTGAGCGACACGGCATCTTGCTCGGCGACGAGCATGGCGCCGATCTCGCGACCGCGCCGCCCGAGCGCACCGGCGAGG includes these proteins:
- a CDS encoding phosphoribosyltransferase family protein, producing MTTAAPAPHDIFTGASWHVDVAGFPVDLPIVAIKPDFAISLMMVIDLGVRFGEHVGRKLAEKLAPLKPDIVVGTATLGIPVAIEVTRALGLDHYVILQKSPKIHLGDALVQTISSITSKGEQRLLLDRRAVPLLAGKRVVVVDDVVASGSSLKGALDLVRAAGADVVGSGVILTEARDWQVVLGEDQTKLVSLAHIPQFAPDDHGRWSPIPETFL
- a CDS encoding ABC transporter ATP-binding protein; this translates as MTIGFGGPNPVVSDIYFEVEAGERLLLCGAASSGKTTLMQAACGLIPRLIAVPHFAGTVSLDGVPIATLSKDALFTRIGIVAQNVEDQLWDLEVEDLIAFPLENRGVAKAEIRARLTSLLDEMELWPLAGRRVLTLSGGERRMVAIAAALAPHPSLLVLDEPTTGLDPSARSRLAGALGRRGREIGAMLVAEQDAVSLSAVIDRVALLRAGRLTPAEPTSAALADDICWLEAGIVPPRRGLRKRFAATIGRSLLAVSGLRTRLKRADGRPVLDDVGFEVRAGEVVALIGRNGAGKTTLFQSILGLSPISAGTIAIDGQAAGDWTAARRARKVAYLPQNMRRVLFNMSAREEVVFALTASTAASRDPDILARALAMLEKYGLGPLAETNPFALSARQQALLGLACADAAGADVAILDEPLLARDLEGRRMLDLFLETMARAGRGVMLISHDLDLVDDVASRILVLAEGRIAFDGAVEAGWSSPAFRALGWPAPAVEGSYADGGPGLGAAEREGA
- a CDS encoding energy-coupling factor transporter transmembrane component T family protein, giving the protein MTRISEINFFLKLALATLVMVFAWIAPDWRYGVPLAVAVLGVMALIRVPNLAGYLKGAGLLVCLVVASWLVNLVLQGHSFFAAVPVAVAMAARLVTTTAAFFFVMETSSPGSILAAASAARLPPVATLVLALTFGIIPMLRDDFERIADAQRARGMEVDDVGFVTKLRFALARGVPLLVQAVRMAHAISIALAIYGFDTGRKRTTWREVGLMVEPRMRRPGS